TGGAAGTTAGGACGTAGTgcgttcgtttcgcgaaaaattattttcaaaaatatctttCGAGAAATAATCGCTTACACAAATAAattgatggaatttttttttatcacctaCAAAAATAGATAGGCATATATTGTTATTGATgataaaactattttttgctaattaatCTTCTAAATGgtgcaagcaatcatttttcgaaaattatttttcaaatcgttcatttttcgcgaaacgtaTTTGTACCACTTGATGATCTCTACTGGACTCAACATGGCATTTCGAGACCTAATGAGTTATGAGAGATTTATCAGGACTTTACCAGCACGTGACATGTTCCTTCTTGACACGAGCTATCACTCCCTCAGCAAATCCATCACCTACGCGAAGGTCCGGCGAAGAGACATTTGAGTGATGGGCACAATCAACCTTAAGCCTATGTTTCGATTTGCTTTATGAAACGTGCCTATAATTTTATAGACGAAAACTGCCCTGCGTAGGGCAGACAACATGGAATATTCAGATTAGTAGGCGcagatttaattgaaaaaacagCAGAATCACCAGCAAATTTTTCTAGCAGACTACGTTTTAGTCTCTTTGTTGCTCGGACCAGAAATGGATATGAATTGAGTGTCTGCAGCGACGAATTCTATACTAGGACATTGCTTAAACAGATGATAGATTAAATACAACTTACAACAGTAAGCACACGACCTAGCAAACTGACACTGCAACTTCTTTTGCACTAACTATTAACAGCCGTAAGATATCAGGTCTCAACTTCAGAACAAGCTGCTGGTCACACTTACACAACCAGTCATGGGATGGCCGCCTCAGTCACAGCTCTCGACTGCATCGGAATCCTTTGGCTTGTAAAGTATCTGATCAAACAAATCCCTGAAGTTTCGCGTGAAGCCATCTCTTCCAAGATCCTGTTTTCAGCAACCACACTGATCTGTTTGCAGAATTTTTCACCTTCCGCGGTTCCCTTTGTGATCAGATGGTAGGCATAGACTACCGTCTCCTGGCCAATTCCAAACACGTGGCTGATTGCCTGCCTCTCGGCCGAAGGATTCCAAATCACGTCTAGCAAGACAACTCTCGATGATCCGACTAGACTTATGCCCTTAGAGCAAGCCTTAGTTGAAGTTAACATTACTCGTGCTTGGCTCCGTCGGTTGTTGAATTCTCCAATCAAACGCTGACGTTCCCTTAGATTGAGGCTCCCATGCATATGTAGAATCTCTTTTCCTTTGGAGGACCACCAGAAAGTCGATCTCAGTTGATCACTGATCAAGAACAATGGCTCTTTGTATTGGCTGAAAATGAGAACTTTCTCGCCGAGTGCTTCGCTGAGCTGGATTAACTCCACTAAGAACCTTGTCTTTACCCTGGCATATCAGATCTTCAAGCTTCTGACGCTCATGGCCAATAACAGATTTTTCATTCAAATATGCATTGCATCTTAGGATCAGAGAAGGGTGAATGCAGGCCAAAGAAAGCTTGAACTCATACTCAAATGCGCATTAGATCAAGTTCTCAACAATCTTCTTTTGCCTATCCGCTGGTTTTAACGCCACTATGCACTCTTTTATGCCAGGAAGATTCTCTTTAAGAATGCTTCCTTTGTGAACATGAACAAACGGAACCATGACAGACCAGAGATCCACAATTGAATCATCAGCCACTTTGTCATGTGGCTGAACAAGGGAATTGATATCATCTGTTTTAGCTCTTTTCCACTGTCTTGTTCTTGTTTGGAAGAATTTCTTGAGACTAAAAGGCAGTTCGTTGGCCATTGTGGGTCTTACTAAGCACAAGGTGTTATAGAGCTCTAGAAAATTATTCTGGAAAGGGGTGCCTGAGAGGATGATCCACCTCTCAGTCCGAAGTTTCAGCAGAAGATTCCAAATGCTGCTTCTTTGGTTTCACGGCATGTGCCCTTCTTCAAGAACCACTACACTCGGAAAATCGAGAAGAATCTTTCTCatctcttcatctttcttttgaatctCAGGCTTCTTCACCAGATCCTTTATGCCTTTCCTTTTCGGTACAGCAAGCTTCTCATACAGATTGTAACTTATGCCAAGTATGCTGCTGCTCTTACTCCAGGAGTAGACCTTGATCATCTGCCTCATCGCTACATTGCTTGAGGTGCCTATTTGCTTCCACCATTCTCGCAGCTTCCGGATTTTCTGCCCCGGAGAACTCCGGATTATTCAAGTTGTGGAATGAAATGCCAGTGTCCCATTGCTTGTTCCACTTCCTGAACTCTTCTTCCCAAGTGAGAAGCAAGCTGGCAGGAGCAATAACCACAGGGCGGGAATTGGGGAAGAGTCCGAGATACGTGTGCAGAAAAAGTATGGTTAAGCAAGTGTTTCCCGTGCCTGGAGCGTGAGATATGATGCACCCACCGACGTCCTTAGGCTAAGAGCTGGACAATTCTTTCATATCAGTAGACCCTGCTAGGTTCTTCCACATAAACTCAAAGCCCTCTAGCTGGTGCGGATACAATTTACTCCGGTCACTGGGGATGAGATCCAAAACAGAGCCGCTCTGGTGAGAGAGTTCGACAGGGTCATTTCCAGAAGGCTGAAGACAAACCCCTTCAAAGGAAGACAGATTCCCTCTGTTGGACAACGTCTTGGTGCCTGACCCTTCATGGAGAACTTTTCCTACAGGATaaaaggcagaaaaaaaaaaacagaataataagGAAACAATGTTTGTCAAAGATTCTAGTGCATAGACATCCAGTGAAGACGGCGGTGAGTGAAAACAGTTAATCTAGGGAAGTGACGGTCGATAGCATAACTAGTCCAACTGCGAAGTGTGGACGGTATTTTGAAAACGGTATGTAACAGTAACAGCCACAGTAGTTGGTTAACCAACAGAACTTACAACAGAAGGTAGAAATGGTGGCGAGAGATATTTTATCTCGAGCATTATCTGATCACAGAAGACACAAATCAAAACAATTTCCTCATTGCAAATGAGCTCATGCTTTCCTCCTTGACAAAGGGTGGCTCAACTTTTTTCAGTTTCCTGCTGAAGAGCATCACAAGAGCGCTTTTAGTACCACTAGCACGAAATCTCTAATGAAATTATGCTGTCAGTCTTATTTGCTACTTTCCTATAGCATGTACGAGTGCTTAAACAACCACTTCACTTCTGTGACAATTTGATGTGCATTAGTAACTTAAGCAAAACATTTGACAATACACAGAGTATTTAGGGCAGGCCAGCGCTCAGTAGGTAAGACAAAATCTATATTCGATTGTTTTTTAGACAGCCGATTCATCTTTGATGAGCCTTTAGGCTGCTAGCAGGTGTCATGAAACTTACCGGGGGTCCAGAAGAACCAAATTTTCCAGCTCTAAGATAAAATTCCATCTCGCTCCACATCTTGTCCATCTCCTTATCTGCTTCAGATTttggagccggttccttatctgACCAGAAGAACTTCACAGGAAGCGGTGGCACTTCCGCCCGCATTTCTGTCCTACTTGGTTTTTCCCATACAACTTCTTTCCGACCGACATCATCTTTGTTATCTCTGAATTTCTGAGCAAGACGTTGGAAATATTTAAGTTCTTTCGACCTACTGGATCTCTCCCAACAAATTTCATAGTCGCTCGTGCTCCTACAATCTTTTCTCCCTTGTGCTTGATGCACCCCGACACCCTCTTCGCCTGACTCAGTCAAGATTTCACCGACTTTCTTCTGCTCGTACATATTATCTCAGCAGTCTCCTTTGATGCCGCTGGCCGTTGTGCCAAAAGTCTCAAACCCCTCCGTGCTTTCCTTTCTCTATTCCTTCATGGCATTGCCACCAGCAAACTGTCTCTCTTTATCGGCCCTTTCTTTCTGTATATTGTCTTGAAGAATGTCATCCTTTCCCCATATGCAATCAGCGAGCTTGAATAGTGTATTTTCCCTTGATTCTCCACCTCTTTCCCTCCTAGTTCTGGACTCCCAGTCGCCCCTACAATCATTCCTCACGGTACCATCAGTAGCCGACATTTGCTCTTTCTCTGCATTTCTGTTTGCAAACGCTTTCTTGCCGCTGCAATCCTCAtaactccttttcttttgcaattgttgGATGCTACAGGACATGCCTGCATCCCCCTCCTTTCGACATTCTAGTTTCCCATATCGTTTCTCCTGCGCTCCGGTCAATTCCAGAGACCTTGATCTGGGAAGTTGACTTCGCTCGGCTCTGATTCGATCCTTCTTTCTCCGGCGCACAAAAGTTTCCTCTTTCTTCCATCACCCGAATCGTTCCCTTTTCATTAACAGAAGAGCCATATGCTCCAGCGTTCACTCCATCGAACTTGATCTCTGCTTTGCCTTTCTCCTACTCCTCCTGTTCATCTTTATCAGCCTGCAACCCTTCATCATCATTTTTACCCCGTGTGCTGTTTCATCCTTTTCCCTCATTCCTTCGCACTACGACAAGCTAAAACTTCCTCTTTCCTCCAGTTGCCCCATCAATGGAAGGACAATCGATTTTTGCATTTGATCGTTCAACATTAATCGCTTCTTCCTCTTTGACCTCCTCTACATCACCTTGCAACCGTTCCTTGACCCACGAAACTCTACTTTCCACATTCTCTTTCCTTCCCGCTTCATCAATCACCAGATCATCCATGCACTCAATGTCATGCTCAACATTAATCGcttcttcctccttttgctTCTCCACATCATGCTGCAACCATTCATTGACCAACGAAACTCTACATTCCtcatcctctttctttctcgcatTGTTAATCACCAGATCATCCGAGCACTCAATATCAAGCTCCTTAGTAGTTGTCCTTGCGCTGCATAAAGGACTCAACTCACCTATGTCCTTAcgttttatcttcttccttatcTCCGTAATTTTCTCAAGCTCACTCCCAGACACATCCTCTTCTGAGCTCGAAGAAGTATCTCCATCTGTGCTCAAGCTTTCTGACCCTTTTGCAACCAAATACTCATCGCCGATGTCATCAGCCTCGGTTGAGCTCTCGGACGAAGAGGACAAATAATCTAAGCTAATATTGGCCTTAGAACCATCTTCAGTCACTGATGGAGTCCTATTCTGGGACACATTCAGCGCAAAATCATCATTAGGGGATTTGAAATTTCTGCCGTTTCCCTCACCCGTTCGCCAAAAACTTTCTCCTCACCAGAGCGTATTGAGTCATCCTCAGAACATGCATTAGACAAGAACTCTTCCCTTCCACACCTTCCATGGCCACCTACACTCTCATCAGACTCAAAGTCTGTGCTCTCCTCTTCATCAGAGTCACTACTAACGTCATCAACAATATCAATGTTCTTACATTTATGAAAACACGGCCAGGCTCAAACCTTTGCGCCATCGGAGGTTTGTGATCCCTggactcttcttcctcctcagcACTTCCACTCACTGAAATCACTTCGTCACTGTCATCTTCACTGTCTGTAATAGCAATGACCTCTCTGCTGCCATCAACGGCGCTACCTCCGCCTCCTGAAAAAGAGGAGACTCTTTGTCGAGCTCCTCTGCCACTGCTCTCTGCTTCTGGGCCTGAAGTCTCAAGAAGGAGGATGTCACACACTACGCACTTCGCTCCTGAAGAACCGCCTTTCCTTCTATTGGAGAAACATCCGGCATAGGGATCGTCTTTCTTTCTTCGCTTTTGAAGACCGAAAAGGAAATGATGGCAGTGAAATCAGACATGCTAATTAAGATGGCTTGtagttgttgtttttttttcgaaatgaattaattttcatttaactaGCATAAATAATAGAATGCAACAATTACGGTCTAAACATAACAAATTCCAAATGGATTAAGATGGCTTCTAGTTAGCTTCCAACCAAATTGATTGTTTTGCAACCTTTTATTCTTGACTCGCAGTTGTCGCTTGCCatgtttttatttctaaatttatGGCAACCTCATGATGCACTTTCTTACTATCAGCTTTCCGTTCACTTACAGGCAACTTGACAGAAAGACAAATGGAGTGAGACGATCGAAAAAATTACGATGTCGACCGGACATTATGATTTGCAGAAGTGGCATGTAGACATCTCTATCGACTAAGGCGATACCTTCAACAAAATAGAACCCGATTTTTTTTCCACCTATCAATTGGGCGAGGAATAAGAGAAATATCGGAATTCGGAGACGGTGAATGGAAGAGTTTCTGCGTATAATATTCATCTAATTACATGATTCGCATGAAACTGGTAGTTTTCAAAGAATTTGCCTTTTCATGTAGAGTCTCGGACACTAAATTTATGTGTATCGATTTTCAAATCACAAGTAATaagcttttttctcttttctggtTTTCATTTGGGCTCTCCAAATCTGCTAATGAGGCTATAAATATACTTGTTCAATCTCTCACTTCTTATTTATCTAAGGAAAGCATCGGCAGGAGCGAAAAAGAGATTTAATTTTGTGAAGACAATATTTACAATAAATGTAaacttgcaaaataaaaaat
This sequence is a window from Rhodamnia argentea isolate NSW1041297 chromosome 3, ASM2092103v1, whole genome shotgun sequence. Protein-coding genes within it:
- the LOC115728413 gene encoding uncharacterized protein LOC115728413 produces the protein MPDVSPIEGKAVLQERRGGGSAVDGSREVIAITDSEDDSDEVISVSGSAEEEEESRDHKPPMAQSDSDEEESTDFESDESVGGHGRCGREEFLSNACSEDDSIRSGEEKVFGERNRTPSVTEDGSKANISLDYLSSSSESSTEADDIGDEYLVAKGSESLSTDGDTSSSSEEDVSGSELEKITEIRKKIKRKDIGELSPLCSARTTTKELDIECSDDLVINNARKKEDEECRVSLVNEWLQHDVEKQKEEEAINVEHDIECMDDLVIDEAGRKENVESRVSWVKERLQGDVEEVKEEEAINVERSNAKIDCPSIDGATGGKRKF